In one Scomber japonicus isolate fScoJap1 chromosome 6, fScoJap1.pri, whole genome shotgun sequence genomic region, the following are encoded:
- the LOC128360039 gene encoding P2Y purinoceptor 14-like → METPETIMDVTSSSNQSSANTQSQVNSQCEHIDKSGHLFFALAYSLVCVVGLVLNGFTLKVYFCSAQRQVSNIMMVYLKNMAASDFLLCLCLPFYIANYISSSVTLRQIHCTFASCAFYLNMYASILFMGYIAADRYFKIIHPLRTHILRTVKAARIISTVTWIFFLALMTSYITLWHLTKPELTFVPYKCDTLQRPQVIVFYKIIHVGSATTFLFVLVCMIFSYYSASRSVFQAQQRQPQSSSCKKLMRSNRKMLVLVSVFCVCFVPYHLTLIPYALRRKYCSLRLMLHYLIEGTILLSVFNVCLDPVIYFFSCKAFRTNLNLERVFTRNKQIPRTETRRNEGQLSIIHTN, encoded by the exons ATGG AAACTCCAGAGACAATAATGGATGTGACCTCATCATCCAACCAGTCCTCAGCTAACACCCAGAGCCAAGTCAACAGTCAATGTGAACACATTGATAAATCAGGCCACCTCTTCTTTGCACTGGCCTAcagtctggtgtgtgtg GTGGGTTTGGTCCTCAACGGCTTCACCCTGAAGGTTTACTTCTGCTCAGCTCAGCGGCAGGTGTCCAACATCATGATGGTCTACCTGAAGAACATGGCAGCTtctgacttcctgctctgcctctgcctccccTTCTACATAGCCAACTACATCAGCAGCTCCGTCACTCTCCGCCAGATCCACTGCACCTTTGCCTCCTGCGCCTTTTACCTCAACATGTACGCCAGCATCCTGTTCATGGGTTACATTGCTGCTGACAG GTATTTTAAGATCATCCATCCTTTAAGAACTCACATCCTGCGGACAGTGAAGGCTGCCCGCATCATCTCCACGGTAACCTGGATTTTCTTCTTGGCCCTTATGACCTCCTACATCACCCTGTGGCACCTCACCAAGCCAGAATTGACCTTTGTCCCTTACAAATGTGACACCTTGCAAAGGCCCCAGGTCATTGTATTCTACAAAATCATCCACGTCGGCTCCGCCACCACATTCCTGTTTGTCCTTGTCTGCATGATCTTCTCCTACTACAGCGCCTCCCGCAGTGTGTTCCAGGCACAGCAGAGGCAGCCGCAATCCTCCAGCTGCAAGAAGCTCATGAGGTCAAACAGGAAAATGTTGGTGCTGGTCAGCgtcttctgtgtttgttttgtgcccTACCACCTCACTCTCATTCCCTATGCCTTACGGAGGAAGTATTGCTCCTTACGCCTGATGTTGCACTACCTGATTGAAGGGACCATCTTACTGTCAGTCTTCAATGTCTGTCTGGATCCGGTCATCTACTTCTTCAGCTGTAAGGCCTTTCGGACCAATCTGAACCTGGAAAGAGTGTTCACCAGGAACAAGCAAATACCGCGAACAGAGACAAGAAGGAACGAGGGGCAGCTGAGCATCATCCACACCAACTGA
- the LOC128360038 gene encoding P2Y purinoceptor 14-like yields the protein MDDLVGVTVTSVTNQTTDDINQCDQTDTKAHLFFMVVYTLVFVVGLVLNSLILKVYFCSAQQQVSSIMMVYLRNLAVSDFLLCLCLPLRIINYISSSVTFHLVYCNFAIIGLHLNMYASILFMGYIAVNRYLKIIYPLGNHFLRTVQAARIISTVTWIFLLAPLISLVTMSLLTQEALTVVPDRCESFHSSQVHIFYKVIDISLTVIFLVVLVSLIFFYYSASRSVLQAQQRQLAASSCKKLRRSRRKMLVLVSVFCVCFVPYHLVRLPYIFLYRQCSLRKVFYYLKELTVLLSVLNVCLDPFIYFFFSKAFRAQLTSTLQRGEMKGSREPPAVRHC from the exons ATGGATGACCTGGTAGGAGTGACAGTAACCTCAGTTACCAACCAGACCACTGATGATATCAATCAATGTGATCAGACAGACACAAAGGCTCATCTCTTCTTCATGGTGGTCTACACTCTGGTGTTTGTA gTGGGTTTGGTCCTCAACAGTCTCATCCTGAAGGTTTACTTCTGCtcagctcagcagcaggtgtccaGCATCATGATGGTCTACCTGAGAAACCTGGCAGtctctgacttcctgctctgcctctgccttCCCCTCCGCATCATCAACTACATCAGCAGCTCCGTCACCTTCCACCTGGTTTACTGCAACTTTGCCATTATTGGATTGCACCTCAACATGTACGCCAGCATCCTGTTCATGGGTTACATCGCTGTTAACAG GTATCTGAAGATCATCTATCCTTTAGGAAATCACTTCCTACGGACAGTTCAGGCTGCCCGCATCATCTCCACGGTAACCTGGATTTTCCTGCTGGCCCCATTGATCTCGCTTGTCACCATGTCACTCCTCACACAGGAAGCTCTGACTGTTGTCCCTGACAGGTGTGAAAGCTTTCACAGCTCCCAGGTCCATATATTCTACAAAGTCATCGACATCTCCTTAACCGTCATTTTCTTGGTCGTCCTCGTCTCTCTGATCTTCTTCTACTACAGCGCCTCCCGCAGTGTGTTGCAGGCACAGCAGAGACAGCTGGCAGCCTCCAGCTGCAAGAAGCTCAGGAGGTCACGCAGGAAAATGTTGGTGCTGGTCAGCGTCTTCTGCGTTTGTTTTGTGCCTTACCACCTGGTTCGCCTTCCCTACATCTTCCTATACAGGCAGTGCTCTTTGAGGAAAGTGTTTTACTACCTGAAGGAGCTGACTGTCCTGCTGTCAGTTCTTAATGTCTGCCTGGATCCGTtcatctacttcttcttctctaaggCGTTCCGGGCGCAGCTGACATCCACATTGCAAAGAGGGGAAATGAAGGGCAGCCGAGAGCCACCAGCAGTGAGACACTGCTGA